The following proteins are encoded in a genomic region of Actinomadura sp. NAK00032:
- a CDS encoding heme oxygenase (biliverdin-producing): MASENELFSARLRAATWDDHGDNEGSAYMSALAEGRLGREEYAVLVAQLHPVYDLLEEAADRMAADPVAGRFDLPGLRRRDALEADLGYFYGPRWRARVEPGAATERYCARLREVCFDWPGGFVAHHYTRYLGDLSGGQYIGRQVRRTLDLAAGDDGVRFYRFPGKPKAYKDRYRELLDAAPWDAAEQEAVIGEVRAAYRLNAAVTAELGERLRLSAA; encoded by the coding sequence ATGGCGTCGGAAAACGAGCTGTTCTCCGCGCGGCTGCGCGCCGCGACCTGGGACGACCACGGCGACAACGAGGGCTCGGCCTACATGAGCGCGCTGGCCGAGGGCCGCCTCGGCCGCGAGGAGTACGCGGTCCTGGTCGCGCAGCTGCACCCCGTCTACGACCTGCTGGAGGAGGCCGCCGACCGGATGGCGGCCGACCCCGTGGCCGGCCGGTTCGACCTGCCCGGCCTGCGCCGCCGCGACGCGCTCGAGGCCGACCTCGGCTACTTCTACGGGCCCCGCTGGCGCGCCCGCGTCGAGCCGGGCGCGGCCACCGAGCGGTACTGCGCGCGGCTCCGCGAGGTCTGCTTCGACTGGCCCGGCGGGTTCGTCGCCCACCACTACACCCGCTACCTGGGCGACCTGTCCGGCGGGCAGTACATCGGCCGCCAGGTCCGCCGCACGCTCGACCTCGCCGCCGGCGACGACGGCGTCCGCTTCTACCGCTTCCCCGGCAAGCCCAAGGCCTACAAGGACCGCTACCGCGAACTGCTCGACGCCGCGCCCTGGGACGCCGCCGAGCAGGAGGCCGTCATCGGCGAGGTCAGGGCCGCCTACCGGCTCAACGCCGCCGTGACCGCCGAACTCGGCGAACGGCTCCGCCTCAGCGCCGCCTGA
- a CDS encoding RNB domain-containing ribonuclease codes for MPRRPLRLRTAEADAAVRAGLDRVRAEFSVPGPFPPAALAEAARAAAPPDGRADLREVPFFTLDPPGSLDLDQAMHLERRGSGHRVRYAIADVAGFVRPGGALDAEAHARGVTLYLPDANAPLQPRRMSEGTASLLPGRDRPAVAWTIDVDGAGRITGVDVRRAVVRSRARLDYATARHDDGDPRIALLGEIGERLIAAEAARGGVSLPLPEQEVVHANGGWALKLRGDLATEAWNAQISLLTGRAAARLMLAGGVGLLRTMPPAPAEAVARLRLAARALGVAWPADTSYGDIVRALDPAVPRHAAFLHDAAGLMRGAGYTAFDGAAPGQAAHAAVAAPYAHVTAPIRRLADRYATEVCLALAAGRPVPGWVREALPGLPEAMQRALRRAADVDHACVDLVEALLLREHVGEVFDAVVVDVSADRSGGRVQLVAPPVFGRCEGPDLPLGEQVKVRLEEADPARRRVRFSRTE; via the coding sequence GTGCCGCGCCGACCGCTGCGACTCCGCACCGCCGAGGCCGACGCCGCGGTCCGCGCGGGGCTGGACCGGGTCCGCGCCGAGTTCTCGGTGCCCGGCCCGTTCCCGCCCGCGGCCCTCGCGGAGGCCGCGCGGGCCGCGGCGCCCCCGGACGGCCGCGCCGACCTGCGCGAGGTGCCCTTCTTCACCCTCGACCCGCCGGGCTCGCTGGACCTGGACCAGGCGATGCACCTGGAGCGGCGCGGGTCCGGGCACCGGGTGCGGTACGCGATCGCGGACGTGGCCGGGTTCGTGCGGCCCGGCGGCGCGCTGGACGCCGAGGCGCACGCCCGGGGCGTCACGCTCTACCTGCCGGACGCGAACGCGCCGCTGCAACCGCGGCGGATGTCGGAGGGGACGGCGAGCCTGCTGCCGGGCCGGGACCGCCCGGCCGTCGCGTGGACGATCGACGTCGACGGCGCCGGGCGGATCACCGGGGTGGACGTGCGGCGCGCCGTCGTGCGCAGCCGCGCCCGGCTCGACTACGCCACCGCGCGCCACGACGACGGCGATCCGCGGATCGCGCTGCTCGGCGAGATCGGCGAGCGGCTCATCGCGGCGGAGGCGGCGCGCGGCGGGGTCAGCCTGCCGCTGCCCGAGCAGGAGGTCGTGCACGCCAACGGCGGCTGGGCGCTGAAGCTGCGCGGGGACCTGGCGACCGAGGCGTGGAACGCGCAGATCTCGCTGCTGACCGGGCGGGCGGCGGCGCGGCTGATGCTGGCCGGCGGGGTGGGGCTGCTGCGCACGATGCCGCCCGCGCCCGCCGAGGCGGTGGCGCGGCTGCGGCTGGCGGCGCGGGCGCTCGGCGTCGCCTGGCCGGCCGACACCTCCTACGGCGACATCGTCCGCGCCCTGGACCCGGCCGTCCCGCGGCACGCGGCGTTCCTGCACGACGCGGCGGGGCTGATGCGCGGCGCCGGCTACACCGCGTTCGACGGCGCCGCGCCGGGGCAGGCGGCGCACGCGGCGGTGGCCGCCCCGTACGCGCACGTCACCGCGCCGATCCGGCGGCTGGCGGACCGGTACGCGACCGAGGTGTGCCTGGCCCTGGCGGCGGGGCGGCCCGTGCCGGGGTGGGTGCGGGAGGCGCTGCCGGGACTGCCGGAGGCGATGCAGCGGGCGCTGCGGCGGGCCGCGGACGTCGACCACGCCTGCGTCGACCTGGTCGAGGCGCTGCTGCTGCGCGAGCACGTCGGGGAGGTGTTCGACGCGGTGGTGGTGGACGTGAGCGCCGACCGGTCGGGCGGCCGGGTGCAGCTGGTGGCGCCGCCGGTGTTCGGCCGCTGCGAGGGCCCTGACCTCCCGCTCGGCGAGCAGGTCAAGGTGCGGCTGGAGGAGGCGGACCCGGCGCGGCGCCGGGTCCGCTTCTCCCGCACCGAGTGA
- a CDS encoding 5'-3' exonuclease — MSGLMLLDTPSLYFRAFYGVPESVTAPDGTPVNAVRGLIDMIARLVQDRAPDRLVCCMDADWRPAFRVAALPSYKAHRVADDGGDQTPDALEAQLPVIDAVLDAAGLARAGVPGYEADDVIGTLAVRGAAAGPVDIVTGDRDLFQLVDDAGPVAVLYTARGIRNLQIMGEKEVAAKYGIPGRGYGDYATLRGDPSDGLPGVPGVGDKTAAALITRFGSVEGILAALDAGTDTGFPAGARRRMEAARDYLAAAETVVRVVTDIDAPELAALDDRLPTTPRDAEALVELADRWNLTSPVNRLLNALAR; from the coding sequence ATGAGCGGGTTGATGCTGCTGGACACGCCGTCGCTGTACTTCCGCGCCTTCTACGGGGTGCCCGAGTCGGTGACGGCGCCGGACGGGACGCCGGTGAACGCGGTGCGCGGGCTGATCGACATGATCGCGCGCCTCGTCCAGGACCGGGCGCCGGACCGCCTGGTCTGCTGCATGGACGCCGACTGGCGGCCGGCGTTCCGGGTGGCGGCGCTGCCGTCCTACAAGGCGCACCGGGTGGCCGACGACGGCGGCGACCAGACCCCGGACGCGCTGGAGGCGCAGCTCCCGGTGATCGACGCGGTGCTCGACGCGGCCGGCCTCGCCCGCGCCGGCGTCCCCGGCTACGAGGCCGACGACGTGATCGGCACGCTCGCGGTGCGCGGCGCCGCCGCCGGGCCGGTCGACATCGTCACCGGCGACCGCGACCTGTTCCAGCTCGTCGACGACGCCGGGCCCGTCGCCGTCCTCTACACCGCGCGCGGCATCCGCAACCTGCAGATCATGGGCGAGAAGGAGGTCGCGGCCAAGTACGGCATCCCGGGCCGCGGCTACGGCGACTACGCGACGCTGCGCGGCGACCCCAGCGACGGCCTGCCGGGGGTGCCCGGCGTCGGCGACAAGACGGCCGCCGCGCTGATCACCCGTTTCGGCTCGGTCGAGGGCATCCTCGCCGCGCTGGACGCGGGCACCGACACGGGCTTCCCGGCGGGCGCCCGCCGCCGCATGGAGGCGGCCCGCGACTACCTGGCCGCCGCCGAGACGGTGGTCCGGGTGGTCACCGACATCGACGCCCCGGAACTGGCGGCCCTGGACGACCGCCTCCCCACCACCCCCCGCGACGCCGAGGCCCTGGTGGAACTCGCCGACCGCTGGAACCTCACCAGCCCCGTCAACCGCCTCCTGAACGCCCTCGCCCGCTGA
- a CDS encoding amidohydrolase family protein: MLDGRPLIDAHVHTARLPTLPPAWRRWAEEFGAAHPWQDLYDADGALVPERVDAYFEGEGVDIALLLCEYSPRTTGTQPIEDLEPLLKHNPRRFRPIANVNPHLHYPVDAEVARQLEFGAAALKLHPVHGRFSVADPELYPAYQVCRDAGVPVVVHCGTSSFPGSANRYADPTPIDDVLRLFPGLTFVLAHGGRGWWYDAAAFLALSREEVWIELSGLPPRRLPEYYARHDLRRLARKFVFGTDWPGVPGVARNARAIAGLGLDEETLGLVLGGNALRVYKGLAL, translated from the coding sequence ATGCTCGATGGACGTCCGCTGATCGACGCGCACGTGCACACCGCCCGCCTCCCGACCCTGCCGCCGGCATGGCGGCGCTGGGCCGAGGAGTTCGGCGCCGCCCACCCCTGGCAGGACCTCTACGACGCCGACGGCGCCCTCGTCCCCGAGCGCGTCGACGCCTACTTCGAGGGCGAGGGCGTCGACATCGCCCTGCTGCTGTGCGAGTACAGCCCGCGGACCACCGGCACCCAGCCCATCGAGGACCTGGAGCCCCTGCTCAAGCACAACCCGCGCCGCTTCAGGCCGATCGCCAACGTCAACCCGCACCTGCACTACCCGGTCGACGCCGAGGTCGCCCGGCAGCTGGAGTTCGGCGCCGCCGCGCTGAAGCTGCACCCGGTGCACGGCCGGTTCAGCGTCGCCGACCCCGAGCTGTACCCCGCCTACCAGGTCTGCCGCGACGCGGGCGTGCCCGTCGTCGTCCACTGCGGCACCAGCTCCTTCCCCGGCTCCGCCAACCGGTACGCCGACCCGACGCCCATCGACGACGTCCTGCGGCTGTTCCCCGGCCTGACGTTCGTGCTCGCGCACGGCGGGCGGGGCTGGTGGTACGACGCCGCCGCGTTCCTCGCGCTGTCGCGCGAGGAGGTGTGGATCGAGCTGTCCGGGCTGCCGCCGCGCCGGCTCCCCGAGTACTACGCCCGGCACGACCTGCGCCGGCTGGCCCGCAAGTTCGTCTTCGGCACCGACTGGCCCGGCGTCCCCGGCGTCGCCCGCAACGCCCGCGCCATCGCCGGGCTCGGCCTCGACGAGGAGACCCTCGGCCTCGTCCTCGGCGGCAACGCCCTCCGCGTCTACAAGGGCCTGGCCCTCTAG
- a CDS encoding Crp/Fnr family transcriptional regulator — protein MSERAQARGGRFWDALDGRERAALREAGRSRVYRARAPLCYQGDDSDHIIVIESGWAKVVASSADGHAVVLAVRGPGDLVCESAVLGRRERSATVQALDQVRALLVPAARFTAFLDAHPGVWMLVSGTFVRRLDDAGRRLQAHVSAQGPRRLAILLAELAEMSARQGGAGAGGSVPIGPPLSQEELGSWMDASRETVARALAVLRDAGLVRTGRRRITVLDPPGLRAFADGAFTL, from the coding sequence GTGAGCGAGCGGGCACAGGCGCGCGGCGGGCGGTTCTGGGACGCGCTGGACGGCCGGGAGCGCGCGGCGCTGCGGGAGGCCGGCCGGTCGCGGGTCTACCGGGCGCGGGCGCCGCTGTGCTACCAGGGCGACGACTCCGACCACATCATCGTCATCGAGTCGGGGTGGGCGAAGGTCGTGGCGTCCAGCGCGGACGGGCACGCGGTGGTGCTGGCGGTGCGCGGTCCCGGGGACCTGGTGTGCGAGAGCGCGGTGCTCGGGCGGCGGGAGCGGTCGGCGACGGTGCAGGCGCTCGACCAGGTGCGGGCGCTGCTGGTGCCGGCGGCGCGGTTCACCGCGTTCCTGGACGCCCATCCCGGGGTCTGGATGCTGGTCAGCGGCACGTTCGTGCGGCGCCTGGACGACGCGGGCCGGCGGCTGCAGGCGCACGTGTCGGCGCAGGGCCCGCGGCGGCTGGCGATCCTGCTGGCGGAGCTCGCGGAGATGTCGGCGCGGCAGGGCGGGGCGGGCGCCGGCGGGTCGGTGCCGATCGGGCCGCCGCTGTCGCAGGAGGAGCTCGGCAGCTGGATGGACGCCTCCCGGGAGACGGTCGCGCGGGCGCTGGCGGTGCTGCGGGACGCGGGGCTGGTGCGCACCGGTCGGCGCCGGATCACGGTGCTGGACCCGCCGGGCCTGCGGGCGTTCGCGGACGGCGCCTTTACATTGTAG
- a CDS encoding DUF2470 domain-containing protein — translation MTDPGPFTEDVVRQIMRHMNDDHAADCLTICRALGGRPGATAARMTGLDADGIEFAVTDGGVEQPVRIPFGERLTERPQVRHEVVRMTEQARAALSG, via the coding sequence ATGACCGACCCCGGGCCGTTCACCGAGGACGTCGTCCGCCAGATCATGCGGCACATGAACGACGACCACGCCGCCGACTGCCTCACCATCTGCCGGGCGCTCGGCGGCCGCCCCGGCGCCACCGCGGCCCGCATGACCGGGCTGGACGCCGACGGGATCGAGTTCGCCGTCACCGACGGCGGGGTGGAGCAGCCCGTCCGGATCCCGTTCGGCGAGCGGCTCACCGAGCGGCCCCAGGTGCGGCACGAGGTCGTCCGGATGACCGAGCAGGCCCGCGCCGCGCTCAGCGGCTGA
- a CDS encoding ABC transporter ATP-binding protein — translation MAEVDLTSVGKVYPDGTRAVTDLNLHIADGEFLVLVGPSGCGKTTALRMVAGLEDISEGEVTIGGRVVNRVPARDRDVAMVFQSYALYPHLSVRDNIGFGLSLRKMPKTEIREKVDRAAEILGLTDHLSRKPRNLSGGQRQRVAMGRAIVREPQAFLMDEPLSNLDAKLRVQMRAEIARIQRDLGVTTIYVTHDQTEAMTLGDRVAVMKKGELQQVAPPQELYDRPANLFVAGFIGSPAMNLIHGTLSGDAANPRLEIGGQTLALPAEVLTERPALASRLGSDVVVGIRPEDMEDSELVEAPEGSGLTSTADLVEAMGSDVLVHFAIEASQVVTEDTRELARDAGTDVLGHLESPRTDLVARFSPRTRVKVGDPVAIRVDTGRLHFFDIESGAAIWGSDAAGPSREDEQ, via the coding sequence GTGGCAGAGGTCGACCTGACCAGCGTCGGGAAGGTCTATCCCGACGGCACCCGGGCCGTCACCGACCTGAACCTCCACATCGCCGACGGGGAGTTCCTCGTCCTCGTCGGCCCCTCGGGCTGCGGCAAGACCACCGCGCTGCGGATGGTCGCCGGCCTGGAGGACATCTCCGAGGGCGAGGTGACGATCGGGGGCCGCGTCGTCAACCGCGTCCCCGCCCGCGACCGGGACGTCGCGATGGTGTTCCAGAGCTACGCGCTCTACCCGCACCTGTCGGTGCGCGACAACATCGGCTTCGGGCTCTCGCTGCGCAAGATGCCGAAGACCGAGATCCGGGAGAAGGTCGACCGGGCCGCCGAGATCCTCGGCCTCACCGACCACCTGTCGCGCAAGCCCCGCAACCTGTCGGGCGGGCAGCGCCAGCGCGTCGCGATGGGCCGCGCGATCGTCCGCGAGCCGCAGGCGTTCCTGATGGACGAGCCGCTGTCCAACCTCGACGCCAAGCTCCGCGTCCAGATGCGCGCCGAGATCGCCCGCATCCAGCGCGACCTCGGCGTCACCACGATCTACGTCACCCACGACCAGACCGAGGCGATGACGCTCGGCGACCGCGTCGCGGTGATGAAGAAGGGCGAGCTGCAGCAGGTCGCGCCGCCGCAGGAGCTCTACGACCGGCCGGCCAACCTGTTCGTCGCCGGCTTCATCGGCTCACCCGCCATGAACCTGATCCACGGCACGCTGTCCGGGGACGCGGCGAACCCGCGCCTGGAGATCGGCGGCCAGACCCTGGCGCTGCCGGCCGAGGTGCTGACCGAGCGCCCGGCCCTGGCGTCCCGCCTCGGGAGCGACGTCGTCGTCGGCATCCGCCCCGAGGACATGGAGGACTCCGAGCTCGTGGAGGCGCCCGAGGGGTCCGGGCTCACCTCCACCGCCGACCTCGTCGAGGCCATGGGCTCGGACGTGCTGGTCCACTTCGCGATCGAGGCGTCCCAGGTCGTCACCGAGGACACCAGGGAACTCGCCCGCGACGCGGGGACCGACGTGCTGGGGCATCTGGAGAGCCCCCGCACGGACCTGGTCGCGCGGTTCAGCCCGCGCACCCGCGTGAAGGTGGGCGACCCGGTGGCGATCCGCGTCGACACCGGCCGCCTGCACT
- a CDS encoding Xaa-Pro peptidase family protein has protein sequence METGVTTELYPPERIGRVREATAEAGLSAVLLTPGPDLRYVTGYEALQLERLTCLAVPAEGEPFLVVPRLELPAAQESPAGALGVELVPWDETDDPYALTAARLPAAGKVGVADRMWAVMALRFRDALPGAEQVAAGPVLRELRMRKSAAEVAALREAGAAIDRVHRLVPGLLKAGRTEREVGRDIADAIIAEGHARVDFVIVGSGPNGANPHAELSDRVIRPGEPVVVDIGGTMPSGYCSDSTRNYCVGEPPAGYLAYYGVLEEAQRASCEAVRPGATPEAVDAAGRDLIAAAGHGEHFFHRTGHGIGLESHEDPYIVAGNREPLEPGMAFSIEPGIYPGPHGARIEDIVVCTEDGYEPMNVTGRGLVVVD, from the coding sequence ATGGAGACGGGTGTGACAACGGAGTTGTATCCGCCGGAGCGCATCGGGCGGGTGCGGGAGGCGACGGCCGAGGCGGGCCTCAGCGCCGTGCTGCTGACCCCCGGTCCCGACCTGCGCTACGTCACCGGGTACGAGGCGCTGCAGCTGGAGCGCCTCACGTGCCTCGCGGTGCCCGCCGAGGGGGAGCCGTTCCTGGTCGTCCCGCGGCTGGAGCTGCCCGCCGCGCAGGAGTCCCCGGCCGGTGCGCTCGGCGTCGAGCTGGTGCCGTGGGACGAGACCGACGACCCGTACGCGCTGACCGCGGCCCGCCTGCCGGCGGCGGGGAAGGTCGGCGTCGCCGACCGGATGTGGGCGGTCATGGCGCTGCGGTTCCGCGACGCGCTGCCCGGCGCCGAGCAGGTCGCGGCCGGGCCGGTGCTGCGCGAGCTGCGGATGCGCAAGTCCGCCGCCGAGGTCGCGGCGCTGCGCGAGGCCGGCGCCGCGATCGACCGGGTGCACCGCCTCGTCCCCGGCCTGCTCAAGGCCGGCCGCACCGAGCGGGAGGTCGGCCGCGACATCGCCGACGCGATCATCGCCGAGGGCCACGCCCGCGTCGACTTCGTCATCGTCGGGTCCGGCCCGAACGGCGCGAACCCGCACGCGGAGCTGTCGGACCGCGTGATCCGGCCCGGCGAGCCCGTGGTGGTCGACATCGGCGGGACGATGCCGAGCGGCTACTGCTCGGACTCCACCCGCAACTACTGCGTCGGGGAGCCGCCCGCCGGCTACCTCGCCTACTACGGCGTGCTGGAGGAGGCGCAGCGCGCGTCGTGCGAGGCCGTCCGGCCGGGGGCGACGCCCGAGGCGGTGGACGCGGCGGGCCGCGACCTCATCGCCGCCGCCGGGCACGGCGAGCACTTCTTCCACCGCACCGGCCACGGCATCGGCCTGGAGTCGCACGAGGACCCCTACATCGTCGCCGGCAACCGGGAGCCGCTGGAGCCGGGCATGGCGTTCTCCATCGAGCCGGGCATCTACCCCGGCCCGCACGGCGCCCGCATCGAGGACATCGTGGTGTGCACCGAGGACGGCTACGAGCCGATGAACGTCACCGGGCGGGGTCTGGTGGTCGTGGACTGA